The following proteins are co-located in the Eriocheir sinensis breed Jianghai 21 chromosome 34, ASM2467909v1, whole genome shotgun sequence genome:
- the LOC127007204 gene encoding uncharacterized protein LOC127007204: protein MIQVITINLGSLRTDLRNTHTHTHTHTHTHTHTHTHTHTHTHTHTCTNEHTMSRGIYGRQANKHFTGSQGGLGSRGLLFLFPVNMRTPVHPCIKCSWCNNYFPLSALVAHRAACLPEGLGTGSKDISTRNNEETSSTSSDRSDVGFSQPDPSDIGSCSPRAGLSDEASQNQRTISEEGGSGRLSHWPSSSTIGSGRKRKQANTGTNDTCRKKQARREGFSHPNSSPQPGPSGYNPGRPTTTPSPTPGEISQHFNGALTTIDVPVPPADNGDIASYFNNNTGRLREAVESVFQGCQQVRPPSLKCTLTCICA from the exons atgattcaagtcattacaataaacctcgggtcattaaggactgacctgaggaacacacacacacacacacacacacacacacacacacacacacacacacacacacacacacacacacacacacacacacacacatgtacaaacgaacacacaatgtcgaggggtatttatggacgtcaagccaacaagcacttcacaggctctcaaggtggtctcgggtcaagaggtctcctgttcttgtttcccgtaaacatgaggacccctgtacacccctgtatcaaatgttcatggtgtaataattacttcccgttgtccgcactcgtagctcatagggcggcctgccttccagagggccttgggactggatcgaaagatatatctactagaaacaatg aagagacgtcgtcgactagctctgatcgatcagatgtcggtttctctcaaccagaccccagcgatattggaagttgttctccacgggcgggtctcagcgacgaggccagtcaaaaccaaag gactatctccgaagaaggcgggtctggtaggctcagccattggccctcctcttcaacgatcggtagtggacgaaaacgaaaacaagcgaatacaggaacaaacg acacctgcaggaaaaagcaagcccgtcgtgagggattctcccatccaaacagttctccacagccaggacccagcggttataacccgggacggccgacaacaacaccctcaccaacaccaggtgaaataagccaacatttcaacggggccttaacaacgatcgacgtgcccgtcccaccagcagacaacggcgacattgcatcatatttcaacaacaacactggccgtcttcgcgaggcagtagagtctgtattccaaggctgccagcaggttagacctccttctttaaagtgtacgttgacatgcatctgcgcttag